A section of the Microbacterium forte genome encodes:
- the aroB gene encoding 3-dehydroquinate synthase, which translates to MSTTTISVTGENPYDIAIGRGILDRVSEALDPGVRKVLVVHPPTLAARAAELRDRLLADVENGQREVLLAEVPDAEQGKRIEVAAFCWQVMGQADFTRSDAVVGYGGGAVTDLAGFVAATWLRGVQLVQVPTTVLGLVDASVGGKTGINTAEGKNLVGAFWAPRAVIGDLDELASLSPNEATAGFAEVVKAGFIWAPEILDIIEADPARAVDSTTPEFRRAIELAIDMKAQVVSDDFREAGQREILNYGHTLGHAIEHAERYRWRHGAAVSIGMLYAAELSRLAGRLSDSAAERHRTILDSLGLPTGYRAGAWPQLLATMQRDKKSRGGMLRFILLDDIAKPTVLQAPDESLLFAAYQEIGE; encoded by the coding sequence ATGAGTACGACAACCATCAGCGTGACGGGGGAGAACCCCTACGACATCGCCATCGGACGCGGCATCCTCGACCGGGTGTCGGAGGCGCTCGATCCCGGAGTGCGCAAGGTCCTCGTCGTCCACCCGCCCACGCTCGCCGCCCGCGCGGCGGAGCTGCGGGATCGGCTGCTCGCCGACGTCGAGAACGGTCAGCGAGAGGTTCTGCTCGCAGAGGTGCCTGATGCCGAGCAGGGCAAGCGCATCGAGGTGGCCGCCTTCTGCTGGCAGGTGATGGGACAGGCCGACTTCACCCGTTCGGACGCCGTCGTCGGATACGGCGGCGGCGCCGTGACCGATCTCGCCGGCTTCGTCGCGGCGACCTGGCTGCGGGGGGTGCAGCTCGTCCAGGTGCCCACCACCGTGCTCGGCCTCGTGGACGCATCGGTGGGCGGCAAGACCGGGATCAACACCGCCGAGGGCAAGAACCTCGTCGGCGCTTTCTGGGCACCTCGCGCGGTGATCGGCGACCTCGACGAGCTCGCCAGCCTCAGCCCGAACGAGGCGACCGCGGGCTTCGCCGAGGTCGTGAAGGCCGGATTCATCTGGGCGCCCGAGATCCTCGACATCATCGAAGCGGACCCCGCGCGCGCCGTCGACTCGACGACACCCGAGTTCCGTCGGGCGATCGAACTCGCCATCGACATGAAGGCGCAGGTCGTCTCCGACGACTTCCGCGAAGCGGGCCAGCGCGAGATCCTCAACTACGGCCACACCCTCGGCCACGCGATCGAGCATGCCGAGCGATACCGCTGGCGCCACGGTGCGGCGGTCTCGATCGGCATGCTGTACGCGGCTGAGCTGTCGCGACTCGCCGGCCGACTGTCGGACTCCGCCGCCGAGCGTCACCGCACGATCCTCGACTCGCTCGGGCTGCCGACCGGCTATCGTGCCGGTGCATGGCCACAGCTGCTCGCGACGATGCAGCGCGACAAGAAGAGCCGGGGTGGCATGCTGCGGTTCATCCTCCTCGACGACATCGCCAAGCCCACCGTGCTGCAGGCGCCGGACGAGTCGCTGCTCTTCGCCGCCTACCAGGAGATCGGCGAATGA
- the aroQ gene encoding type II 3-dehydroquinate dehydratase, with protein MTRRILLVNGPNLNLLGSREPEVYGTATLADVEKLTAAAAEAEGFELRALQSNHEGVLIDAIHAAREDCTAIIINPGGLTHTSVALRDALTGVALPFAEVHISDVYAREEFRHHSYLHDVAAVRVIGEGVDGYASAVRQLAALIA; from the coding sequence ATGACCCGTCGCATCCTGCTCGTCAACGGTCCGAACCTCAACCTGCTCGGCAGCCGCGAGCCCGAGGTCTACGGCACGGCGACACTCGCCGATGTCGAGAAGCTCACCGCTGCGGCCGCCGAGGCGGAGGGCTTCGAGCTCCGGGCGCTGCAGAGCAATCACGAGGGGGTGCTGATCGATGCCATCCACGCCGCGAGGGAGGACTGCACTGCGATCATCATCAACCCAGGCGGGCTCACGCACACGAGTGTGGCGCTGCGCGACGCCCTGACCGGCGTCGCTCTGCCCTTCGCCGAGGTGCACATCTCCGACGTGTACGCGCGGGAGGAGTTCCGGCACCATTCCTACCTCCACGATGTGGCAGCGGTGCGTGTGATCGGCGAGGGCGTCGACGGCTACGCGAGCGCTGTGCGGCAGCTCGCAGCGCTCATCGCGTAG
- a CDS encoding shikimate kinase — translation MTSEADPLTLVLVGPMAAGKTSVGRRVARKLGVPFVDTDKRVVAAYGPIPAIFEQHGEAHFRALERAAVAEALGAGGVISLGGGAVTDAATRTLLIEHPVVFLTVTPAAVADRIHSGGRPLLAGDDPVGRWTQIFEERRDWYDEVASVTFDTSRRPMQRIADDIVAWRRELG, via the coding sequence ATGACGAGCGAGGCTGATCCGCTGACGCTGGTGCTCGTCGGTCCGATGGCCGCCGGCAAGACCAGCGTCGGGCGTCGCGTCGCGCGCAAGCTCGGCGTGCCGTTCGTCGACACCGACAAGCGCGTGGTCGCAGCATACGGCCCGATACCGGCGATCTTCGAGCAGCACGGTGAGGCGCACTTCCGCGCGCTCGAGCGCGCCGCGGTCGCAGAGGCTCTGGGGGCGGGCGGTGTGATCTCCCTCGGCGGTGGGGCCGTGACGGACGCGGCCACCCGCACGCTGCTGATCGAGCACCCGGTCGTGTTCCTGACCGTGACCCCTGCGGCGGTCGCCGATCGGATCCACAGCGGCGGACGCCCCCTGCTCGCGGGCGATGACCCCGTCGGGCGTTGGACACAGATCTTCGAAGAACGTCGAGACTGGTATGACGAGGTGGCATCCGTGACGTTCGACACGTCACGGCGCCCCATGCAGCGCATAGCCGACGACATCGTGGCATGGAGGAGAGAACTGGGATGA
- the pyrR gene encoding bifunctional pyr operon transcriptional regulator/uracil phosphoribosyltransferase PyrR, whose protein sequence is MSARTVLHEADISRALTRIAHEILESNRGAENLVLLGIPTRGVTLAHRLSAVIGEIAQTAVPVGALDVTLFRDDLAKQPTRSPRPTDIPAGGIDGKTVVLVDDVLFSGRSIRAALDALQSIGRPSIVRLAILVDRGHRELPIRPDFVGKNIPSSRQERVNVRLAEHDGAEEVTIEA, encoded by the coding sequence ATGAGTGCACGAACTGTGCTGCACGAAGCCGATATCTCGCGGGCATTGACCCGCATCGCACATGAAATCCTCGAATCCAATCGGGGGGCTGAGAACCTCGTCCTGCTGGGAATTCCGACCCGCGGAGTCACTCTCGCCCATCGCCTGTCCGCTGTGATCGGTGAGATCGCACAGACCGCCGTTCCGGTGGGAGCGCTCGACGTCACACTCTTCCGGGATGATCTCGCGAAGCAGCCGACGCGGTCCCCTCGTCCGACGGACATCCCCGCCGGCGGCATCGACGGCAAGACGGTCGTCCTCGTCGACGACGTGCTCTTCTCCGGCCGCAGCATCCGCGCTGCGCTCGATGCGCTGCAGTCGATCGGCCGTCCCTCGATCGTGCGCCTCGCGATCCTGGTCGATCGGGGGCACCGCGAACTGCCGATCCGGCCCGACTTCGTCGGCAAGAACATCCCGTCGTCCCGTCAGGAGCGCGTCAACGTGCGGCTGGCCGAACATGACGGCGCCGAGGAGGTGACGATCGAAGCATGA
- the efp gene encoding elongation factor P produces the protein MASTADIKNGVVLNIERQLWSVVEFQHVKPGKGGAFVRTKLKNVMSGKVVDKTFNAGAKIEIENVDRRDYTYLYTDGDGYVFMDQTDYDQITVPAATVGDAKNFLLENQQVTIALNNGNPLYIDLPASVILEITYSEPGVQGDRSSAGTKPATLETGYEIQVPLFVETGTKVKVDTRTGDYLGREK, from the coding sequence ATGGCATCTACCGCAGACATCAAGAACGGCGTCGTCCTCAACATCGAGCGGCAGCTCTGGAGCGTCGTCGAGTTCCAGCACGTCAAGCCCGGCAAGGGCGGCGCGTTCGTCCGCACGAAGCTCAAGAACGTGATGAGCGGCAAGGTCGTCGACAAGACGTTCAACGCCGGCGCGAAGATCGAGATCGAGAATGTCGACCGTCGCGACTACACCTACCTGTACACCGATGGTGACGGGTACGTCTTCATGGACCAGACCGACTACGACCAGATCACTGTCCCCGCGGCGACCGTCGGCGATGCGAAGAACTTCCTGCTCGAGAACCAGCAGGTCACGATCGCGCTCAACAACGGCAACCCGCTGTACATCGATCTGCCGGCGTCCGTGATCCTCGAGATCACCTACTCCGAGCCGGGCGTGCAGGGCGACCGCTCGTCGGCCGGCACCAAGCCCGCCACGCTCGAGACGGGTTACGAGATCCAGGTGCCGCTGTTCGTGGAGACCGGCACCAAGGTCAAGGTCGACACGCGCACCGGCGACTACCTCGGTCGCGAGAAGTAA
- a CDS encoding Rieske 2Fe-2S domain-containing protein: MRITGLGHAGMFIETVGGNIICDPVLGPSFFGSWFPFPDNRALDWERFGREADFLYISHRHRDHFDPTLLERYIRKDIEVLLPEYPIDDLEQDIRALGYTNITYAPAGKIIERGDLKIMITPLRAPSDGPIGDSSLSVDDGTGSVLNQNDSHPLDLDTLLHFGKPDAYFTQVSGAIWWPMVYDLPMDAKQNFAKLKRDAQNKRAMYYIDKVDAPHVFPMAGPPMFLRDDLFDFNGVGRNGESIFTDQKQFLAHMKELSPQYDGHLFVPGTVVTVDAGQVSTEQTLYTEAELAHIFDAKWDYLDEQRASRQQEILDEEASRAEVLPAAEMLDELKAWWEPLLKKSRTIRLGVGGCVRFRIGDLDMVVDFPRAKVREYAGEECIYWYTIPADLVSTNIRDHEIDWSNSIFLSMQFQVGRSGKFNEFLTTFLKCLSVDRIEYVENWYQEQTDQTEDAEIGDWVVQRRCPHLRADLTKTGKVDEDGILTCSMHDWKWDLKTGRCLSTSGHPIRSTKIDEVSDAVLSEAS, translated from the coding sequence ATGCGGATCACGGGACTCGGCCACGCCGGGATGTTCATCGAGACAGTCGGCGGGAACATCATCTGCGACCCGGTTCTCGGGCCCTCGTTCTTCGGCTCGTGGTTCCCGTTCCCCGACAACCGCGCTCTCGACTGGGAGCGGTTCGGCCGCGAGGCGGACTTCCTCTACATCTCTCACCGGCACCGCGACCACTTCGACCCGACGCTGCTCGAGCGCTACATCCGCAAGGACATCGAGGTGCTGCTGCCCGAGTACCCCATCGATGACCTCGAACAGGACATCAGGGCACTGGGATACACGAACATCACCTACGCCCCGGCGGGCAAGATCATCGAGCGCGGTGATCTCAAGATCATGATCACGCCGTTGCGAGCGCCGAGTGACGGCCCCATCGGCGACTCGTCGCTGAGCGTCGACGACGGCACCGGATCGGTGCTCAACCAGAACGACTCCCACCCCCTCGACCTCGACACGCTGCTGCACTTCGGCAAGCCCGACGCGTACTTCACGCAGGTCTCGGGTGCGATCTGGTGGCCCATGGTCTACGACCTGCCGATGGACGCGAAGCAGAACTTCGCGAAGCTCAAGCGAGACGCGCAGAACAAGCGAGCGATGTACTACATCGACAAGGTGGACGCTCCGCACGTCTTCCCGATGGCAGGGCCGCCCATGTTCCTGCGCGACGATCTCTTCGACTTCAACGGGGTCGGACGCAACGGTGAGTCCATCTTCACGGACCAGAAGCAGTTCCTCGCCCACATGAAGGAGCTCTCCCCGCAGTACGACGGGCATCTGTTCGTTCCGGGGACGGTCGTGACCGTCGACGCCGGTCAGGTGTCGACCGAGCAGACGCTGTACACCGAGGCGGAGCTCGCCCACATCTTCGATGCGAAGTGGGACTACCTCGACGAGCAGCGGGCGTCCCGCCAGCAGGAGATCCTCGATGAGGAGGCTTCTCGCGCAGAGGTCCTTCCTGCCGCCGAGATGCTCGATGAGCTGAAGGCCTGGTGGGAGCCGCTGCTGAAGAAGTCGCGCACCATCCGCCTCGGAGTCGGTGGCTGCGTGCGATTCAGGATCGGCGACCTCGACATGGTCGTGGACTTCCCTCGGGCGAAGGTCCGCGAGTATGCGGGCGAGGAGTGCATCTACTGGTACACGATCCCCGCTGATCTCGTCTCGACGAACATCCGCGATCATGAGATCGACTGGTCGAACTCGATCTTCCTCTCCATGCAGTTCCAGGTGGGACGCAGCGGCAAGTTCAACGAGTTCCTGACGACGTTCCTCAAGTGCCTCTCGGTCGACCGCATCGAGTACGTCGAGAACTGGTACCAGGAGCAGACGGATCAGACCGAGGACGCCGAGATCGGCGACTGGGTCGTGCAGCGCCGCTGCCCGCACCTGCGTGCCGACCTGACCAAGACCGGCAAGGTCGACGAAGACGGCATCCTGACCTGCAGCATGCACGACTGGAAGTGGGACCTCAAGACCGGCCGCTGCCTGTCGACGAGCGGTCACCCCATCCGTTCCACGAAGATCGACGAAGTCAGCGACGCTGTGCTCAGCGAGGCCAGCTGA
- a CDS encoding aspartate carbamoyltransferase catalytic subunit, with amino-acid sequence MRHLLDTRTLDRETALRILDVAEDMSDTQSREVKKLPTLRGKTVVNLFFEDSTRTRISFEAAAKRLSADVINFAAKGSSVSKGESLKDTAQTLQAMGADAVVIRHPASGAPQTLATSGWISAGVVNAGDGTHEHPTQALLDAFTIRKRRFGADSRGRDLAGIRVVIVGDVLHSRVARSNVWLLATLGAEVTLVAPPTLVPQNVSLWPARVVYDLDQALAEGPDAVMMLRIQLERMNAAYFPTEREYSRRWGLDALRVAGLPDGSIVMHPGPMNRGLEISSEAADSPRSTVLEQVTNGVSIRMAVLYLLLAGERDDERGGDL; translated from the coding sequence ATGAGACACCTCCTCGACACCCGCACCCTCGATCGCGAGACGGCTCTGCGCATCCTCGACGTCGCCGAGGACATGTCCGACACGCAGTCACGCGAGGTCAAGAAACTCCCGACCCTCCGCGGCAAGACCGTCGTGAACCTCTTCTTCGAGGACTCGACGCGAACCCGCATCTCGTTCGAGGCCGCAGCGAAGCGTCTGTCGGCCGACGTCATCAACTTCGCGGCCAAGGGCTCGAGCGTCTCCAAGGGGGAGAGCCTGAAGGACACCGCCCAGACGCTGCAGGCGATGGGCGCGGATGCGGTCGTCATCCGCCACCCCGCATCAGGTGCGCCGCAGACACTCGCCACCAGCGGCTGGATCTCGGCCGGGGTGGTCAATGCCGGCGACGGCACGCACGAGCACCCGACCCAGGCGCTCCTCGACGCGTTCACGATCCGCAAACGGCGCTTCGGCGCCGACAGCCGCGGTCGCGATCTCGCCGGCATCCGGGTCGTGATCGTCGGCGACGTGCTGCACTCGCGGGTCGCGCGATCGAACGTCTGGCTGCTCGCCACGCTCGGCGCCGAGGTCACCCTGGTCGCTCCGCCCACCCTGGTGCCGCAGAACGTCTCGCTCTGGCCCGCCAGGGTCGTCTACGACCTCGACCAGGCCCTGGCCGAGGGGCCCGACGCCGTGATGATGCTCCGCATCCAGCTCGAGCGCATGAACGCCGCATATTTCCCCACTGAGCGGGAGTATTCCAGACGATGGGGTCTTGACGCGCTGCGTGTGGCCGGCCTTCCGGACGGTAGCATTGTCATGCACCCCGGACCCATGAACCGAGGGTTGGAGATCTCCTCCGAAGCCGCCGATTCCCCGCGTTCGACCGTGCTGGAACAGGTGACGAACGGGGTGTCCATCCGCATGGCGGTGCTGTACCTGCTCCTTGCAGGAGAACGAGACGACGAACGAGGGGGAGACCTGTGA
- the nusB gene encoding transcription antitermination factor NusB, producing the protein MSARTKARKRALDILFSADVRGDEVAVALAAEAKRAASEPAREASWLYAREVVDGIIDHRDEIDELITTHSRDWKLERMPAVDRALLRIGVWEILFNAEVPTAVAIDEAVELAKEFSTDDSGAFVHGVLARVSRAA; encoded by the coding sequence GTGAGCGCCCGTACGAAGGCGCGCAAGCGCGCACTCGACATCCTGTTCTCCGCCGACGTCCGTGGCGACGAGGTCGCGGTGGCCCTGGCCGCCGAAGCCAAGCGCGCCGCGAGCGAACCCGCCCGCGAGGCCTCCTGGCTGTACGCGCGCGAAGTCGTAGACGGCATCATCGACCACCGCGACGAGATCGACGAGCTCATCACGACGCACAGTCGAGACTGGAAGCTCGAGCGGATGCCCGCGGTCGACCGCGCGCTGCTGCGCATCGGCGTCTGGGAGATCCTGTTCAACGCCGAGGTGCCGACGGCCGTCGCCATCGATGAGGCGGTCGAGCTCGCCAAGGAGTTCTCCACCGACGATTCGGGCGCATTCGTGCACGGCGTGCTCGCCCGCGTCTCTCGCGCGGCCTGA
- the aroC gene encoding chorismate synthase, whose protein sequence is MLRVLTAGESHGPELIAVMEGLPSGVPVSSEAIQADLARRKLGYGRGSRMKFEQDELTISGGVRHGKTLGSPIALRIGNTEWPKWIEVMNPEPVELTDKSRGRSAPLTRPRPGHADLVGMQKYDFDEARPILERASARETAARVALGAIARSFLGELGIRLVSHTLSIGPVRVPDGAPLPTPEDVDTLDADPLRCFDATTSALMVEEVDDAKKDGDTLGGIVEVLAYGLPPGLGSHVHWDRRLDARLAQALMSIQAIKGVEVGDGFETTRRRGSAAHDELFTTADGISRGSDRAGGTEGGMSTGTVLRVRAGMKPIATVPHALRTIDVASGEDATAHHQRSDVCAVPAAGVVAEAMVAVELANAVLEKFGGDSIGETRRNLEGYLAAIPAELRTTPASEAALIAHDERG, encoded by the coding sequence ATGCTCCGCGTGCTCACGGCCGGCGAATCGCACGGCCCAGAACTCATTGCCGTCATGGAGGGTCTGCCTTCAGGCGTCCCTGTGTCCTCCGAGGCGATCCAGGCCGATCTCGCACGTCGCAAGCTCGGCTATGGGCGCGGCTCGCGCATGAAGTTCGAGCAGGACGAGCTGACGATCTCGGGCGGCGTCCGCCACGGCAAGACCCTCGGCAGCCCGATCGCTCTCCGCATCGGCAACACGGAGTGGCCGAAGTGGATCGAGGTCATGAACCCCGAGCCCGTCGAGCTGACAGACAAGTCCCGTGGCCGGAGCGCACCGCTGACCCGCCCGCGGCCAGGACACGCCGATCTCGTGGGCATGCAGAAGTACGACTTCGACGAAGCACGGCCCATCCTCGAGCGTGCCAGCGCACGAGAGACGGCTGCCAGGGTCGCCCTCGGCGCCATCGCCCGCTCGTTCCTCGGCGAGCTGGGCATCCGCCTCGTCAGCCACACGCTGTCGATCGGGCCGGTACGCGTGCCGGACGGCGCTCCGCTTCCGACCCCCGAAGACGTCGACACGCTCGATGCCGATCCGCTGCGCTGCTTCGACGCGACGACCTCCGCCCTCATGGTGGAGGAAGTCGATGACGCGAAGAAGGACGGCGACACCCTCGGTGGGATCGTCGAGGTGCTCGCATACGGTCTTCCGCCCGGACTGGGCTCGCACGTTCACTGGGATCGCCGTCTGGATGCACGTCTCGCGCAGGCACTCATGAGCATCCAGGCGATCAAGGGCGTCGAGGTCGGCGACGGCTTCGAGACCACGCGCCGACGCGGCTCCGCCGCTCACGACGAGCTGTTCACGACCGCAGACGGCATCTCGCGCGGCTCGGACCGCGCGGGAGGCACCGAGGGCGGGATGTCGACCGGAACGGTGCTGCGCGTGCGCGCGGGAATGAAGCCGATCGCCACCGTGCCGCATGCTCTTCGCACGATCGACGTCGCCTCGGGCGAGGACGCCACCGCACACCATCAGCGCTCTGACGTGTGCGCCGTGCCGGCGGCCGGAGTGGTGGCCGAAGCCATGGTGGCCGTCGAACTCGCCAATGCCGTGCTCGAGAAGTTCGGGGGCGACAGCATCGGCGAGACCCGCCGCAACCTCGAGGGTTACCTCGCGGCGATCCCGGCCGAGCTGCGCACGACGCCCGCGTCCGAGGCGGCGCTCATCGCGCATGACGAGCGAGGCTGA
- a CDS encoding DEAD/DEAH box helicase, with the protein MPAPHVDLRDLMQITDAGGYQRGLAYFREGNVLDVVWHEDLLELEGHVRGSSDAQYVTEILFHSSNGTRRPRTTRCSCPVGSGCKHVVATLLASNVHEYSQQAAALQRQPEVQPESVAPRSAAATSWRSLLDPSVSRHPQRLALGIELRHRESRSENHWGPRPVRAATARDLARPNGELLLAIRPMMRSAQTGAWIQGGAGWDAVRRDASQFGRDQNRWFGDLLSISRDSLLSGNAGEWLVLDQVESPLLWRHLRSGAELGIPLVASQKSASVRIAAGAEVSTRITRTDDGSLAVSADVRIDDREVPDREVHPIGRTGVYSVGLVGARIEIVLAEVSLSEQTRALLAAPDPIVVPSDDEKAFIADAYPLLARRSTVRTVGAVALPDVPEPEPVLTVSYERGDVVSYTFEWSYGQFGRVPFAWNDAAVRDAAVETAKRAAIEAAWQEFRTTSFRPSGSFHDIDAAAFVAEGVPALEAVGVRVESSGERKAYRELIGDPQVKVTTVESTDSDWFDLGILVTIDGRTIPFGPLFTALSKGRKKLLLSDGGYFSLNHPSLDRLRDLIEEAGELDEWETGPRISRYQTDLWEEFEDLADEAEPAVSWRATADGLRQATGVPPTPVPEGVQAELRPYQKTGFDWLVFLWRHRLGGILADDMGLGKTLQLLTFVQHTRDAGETRPFLVLAPTSVLSTWRSEAARFTPGLRVSIVDSTSGKRADVLRAAARSSDLVVSSYTVARLDEEEFREVEWAGLILDEAQFVKNPKTRLHRAISTFRADVTYAVTGTPMENSLSELWSLLKLAAPGLFPSARKFKDRYIQPIEKGKVPENEEGGEYRARRLAQLRRRVRPLMLRRTKELVAPDLPAKQEQLLEVEMSPEHKALYDVVLQRERQKVLGLIDDLDRNRFIVFRSLTLLRMLSLAPALVDEADADIGSSKLDTLLERVVELQAEGHRALVFSQFTSFLDLAAARLEAAGVPYAHLDGSTRRREQVIDGFKAGEQPVFLISLKAGGFGLTLTEADYVFLLDPWWNPAAEEQAIDRTHRIGQTNQVFVYRMISTGTIEEKVLELQRRKARLFTAVMDDDELFAQSLTADDIKGLFDEA; encoded by the coding sequence ATGCCCGCGCCGCACGTCGATCTTCGGGATCTCATGCAGATCACCGATGCGGGTGGTTATCAACGCGGTCTCGCCTATTTCCGCGAGGGCAACGTGCTCGACGTGGTCTGGCATGAGGATCTCCTCGAACTCGAGGGGCATGTTCGCGGCAGCTCCGATGCCCAGTATGTGACCGAGATCCTCTTCCACTCGTCGAACGGGACGAGGCGTCCGAGGACGACTCGCTGCTCGTGCCCGGTGGGCAGCGGCTGCAAGCACGTCGTCGCGACGCTGCTCGCGTCCAACGTGCACGAGTACTCCCAGCAGGCGGCGGCTCTTCAGCGTCAGCCCGAGGTTCAACCCGAGTCAGTCGCGCCCCGCAGCGCTGCGGCGACGTCGTGGCGCAGTCTGCTCGACCCGTCGGTCTCTCGGCACCCCCAGCGCCTCGCGCTCGGGATCGAGCTGCGGCACCGCGAGTCCCGCAGCGAGAACCACTGGGGACCACGCCCCGTTCGTGCTGCGACGGCACGCGATCTGGCACGTCCGAACGGGGAGCTGCTGCTGGCGATCCGTCCGATGATGCGCAGTGCGCAGACCGGCGCCTGGATCCAGGGAGGCGCAGGCTGGGATGCCGTCCGGCGCGACGCCTCACAGTTCGGTCGCGATCAGAACCGCTGGTTCGGCGACCTGCTCAGCATCTCGCGGGATTCGCTGCTCTCCGGCAACGCCGGCGAATGGCTCGTCCTCGACCAGGTCGAGTCCCCTCTGCTCTGGCGGCACCTCCGATCGGGCGCCGAGCTCGGCATCCCGCTCGTCGCGAGTCAGAAGAGCGCCTCGGTGCGCATCGCGGCCGGCGCGGAGGTCTCGACACGCATCACTCGAACGGACGACGGCTCTCTGGCGGTGTCCGCGGACGTGCGCATCGACGATCGAGAGGTTCCTGACCGGGAGGTGCATCCGATCGGCCGCACGGGGGTGTACTCGGTCGGCCTCGTGGGCGCACGGATCGAGATCGTCCTCGCCGAGGTGTCGCTGAGCGAGCAGACGCGCGCACTGCTCGCGGCACCCGATCCGATCGTCGTGCCCTCCGACGACGAGAAGGCGTTCATCGCCGACGCGTATCCGCTGCTGGCGAGACGAAGCACCGTGCGCACGGTCGGCGCGGTCGCGCTCCCCGACGTTCCCGAGCCGGAGCCCGTGTTGACCGTCAGCTACGAGCGCGGCGATGTCGTGAGCTACACGTTCGAATGGTCATACGGTCAGTTCGGGCGCGTGCCGTTCGCCTGGAACGACGCAGCAGTGCGCGACGCCGCCGTCGAGACCGCCAAGAGGGCGGCGATCGAGGCTGCGTGGCAGGAGTTCCGCACGACGAGCTTCAGGCCGAGCGGTTCCTTCCATGACATCGACGCGGCGGCGTTCGTCGCGGAGGGGGTTCCCGCACTCGAGGCGGTGGGAGTCCGCGTCGAATCGAGCGGAGAGCGCAAGGCGTACCGCGAGCTGATCGGCGATCCGCAGGTCAAGGTCACGACCGTCGAGTCGACTGACTCCGACTGGTTCGATCTCGGCATCCTCGTGACGATCGACGGCCGGACGATCCCCTTCGGGCCGCTGTTCACGGCACTGAGCAAGGGGCGCAAGAAGCTGCTCCTCTCCGATGGCGGGTACTTCTCACTCAACCACCCGTCGCTGGATCGTCTCCGTGACCTCATCGAGGAGGCGGGCGAGCTCGACGAGTGGGAGACGGGTCCCCGGATCAGTCGCTACCAGACCGATCTCTGGGAGGAGTTCGAGGATCTCGCAGACGAGGCCGAGCCTGCCGTCAGCTGGCGCGCCACGGCTGACGGGCTTCGTCAGGCCACCGGTGTCCCCCCGACGCCCGTGCCCGAGGGGGTTCAGGCGGAGTTGCGCCCCTATCAGAAGACCGGCTTCGACTGGCTGGTCTTCCTGTGGCGTCATCGGCTGGGCGGAATCCTCGCCGACGACATGGGTCTCGGCAAGACCCTGCAGCTCCTGACGTTCGTGCAGCACACGAGGGATGCCGGCGAGACGCGGCCGTTCCTCGTGCTCGCGCCCACGTCGGTGCTGAGCACCTGGCGGTCGGAGGCCGCGCGATTCACTCCGGGGCTTCGCGTGTCGATCGTCGACAGCACGAGCGGAAAACGCGCTGACGTGCTGAGGGCGGCGGCACGGTCGAGCGATCTCGTCGTCAGCTCGTACACGGTCGCACGACTCGACGAAGAGGAGTTCCGCGAGGTCGAGTGGGCCGGGCTGATCCTCGACGAGGCCCAGTTCGTCAAGAACCCCAAGACGAGACTCCACCGCGCCATCTCGACGTTCCGTGCCGACGTCACGTACGCCGTGACCGGCACGCCGATGGAGAACAGCCTCTCCGAGCTGTGGTCGCTTCTCAAACTCGCCGCGCCGGGGCTCTTCCCCTCGGCGCGGAAGTTCAAGGACCGCTACATCCAGCCGATCGAGAAGGGGAAGGTGCCCGAGAACGAGGAGGGCGGCGAGTATCGCGCTCGGCGCCTCGCCCAGCTCCGTCGTCGCGTCAGGCCTCTGATGCTGCGGCGCACGAAGGAGCTCGTGGCGCCCGATCTCCCTGCCAAGCAGGAGCAGCTTCTCGAGGTCGAGATGAGCCCGGAGCACAAGGCGCTCTACGACGTCGTGCTGCAGCGCGAGCGTCAGAAGGTCCTGGGGCTGATCGACGATCTCGATCGCAACCGCTTCATCGTGTTCCGCTCTCTCACGCTGCTGCGGATGCTGAGCCTCGCACCTGCGTTGGTCGACGAAGCCGATGCGGACATCGGCTCGAGCAAGCTCGACACGCTTCTCGAGCGAGTGGTCGAGCTGCAGGCCGAGGGGCACCGCGCGCTCGTCTTCAGCCAGTTCACCTCGTTCCTCGATCTCGCAGCTGCTCGTCTCGAGGCCGCCGGCGTCCCGTATGCGCATCTCGACGGCTCGACGCGGCGCAGAGAGCAGGTGATCGACGGGTTCAAGGCGGGGGAGCAGCCGGTGTTCCTGATCAGTCTGAAGGCCGGTGGGTTCGGACTCACGCTGACCGAAGCCGACTATGTCTTCCTTCTCGATCCCTGGTGGAACCCGGCCGCCGAAGAGCAGGCGATCGACCGCACGCATCGCATCGGGCAGACGAATCAGGTGTTCGTCTATCGGATGATCTCGACCGGCACGATCGAGGAGAAGGTCCTCGAGCTTCAGCGCCGCAAGGCCAGGCTCTTCACCGCGGTGATGGACGACGACGAGCTCTTCGCGCAGTCGCTCACGGCGGACGACATCAAGGGTCTGTTCGACGAGGCCTGA